Proteins encoded within one genomic window of Calonectris borealis chromosome 1, bCalBor7.hap1.2, whole genome shotgun sequence:
- the EVA1C gene encoding protein eva-1 homolog C, with product MREGDAGQHPRRRQVEPGRLLRLLSCVILVCSAEVAALADFSGYLTKLLQNHTAYACDGEYLSLHCPRHSTISVQSAFYGQDYHMCSTQEPETRMTEPINCVAPTSLQKVLDECQNLRSCQLLVNSRVFGPDLCPGTTKFLLVSFKCKPTEYKTKSACENQELKLHCQESKFLIIYSATYGRRAHEENVCSTEAERVPPFDCLSYTALEVLSKRCYGKQRCKIIVTSRDFGSPCLPGVTKYLNVSYACVPKFILTAVNPLVTDSKSSVKQNDGVDLDPKESRLPKKDGIIVSNSLATFAYIRDHAERAALLFMSSVCVGLIFTLCALVIRAPCSNDFQKLHRKKDHLVPESDGAYENSENEEEEEESSDSDVQDEIAGLYRPSYSGYNSTEAAELAERIERREQIMQEIWMNSGLDMTPPRNMNTFYINEQ from the exons GTTACCTAACCAAACTTCTGCAAAATCATACTGCCTATGCCTGCGATGGGGAATATTTGAGTCTGCACTGTCCTCGGCATTCAACAATAAGTGTTCAGTCAGCGTTTTACGGGCAAGACTACCACATGTGTAGTACTCAGGAGCCTGAAACCAGGATGACAGAACCCATAAACTGTGTGGCACCCACCTCTTTGCAG AAAGTACTGGATGAATGCCAAAACCTGAGATCCTGCCAACTCCTTGTCAATAGTCGGGTTTTTGGACCTGATCTGTGTCCAGGGACCACTAAATTCCTCCTTGTCTCCTTTAAATGCAAACCTA CTGAATACAAAACCAAATCAGCATGTGAAAACCAGGAACTGAAACTCCACTGCCAGGAGTCCAAGTTCCTTATCATCTACTCCGCCACCTATGGCAGACGGGCACACGAGGAGAACGTCTGCTCGACAGAAGCGGAGCGCGTCCCTCCCTTTG actgtTTGTCTTACACGGCGCTAGAAGTTTTATCAAAAAGGTGTTATGGGAAACAGAGATGCAAAATCATTGTCACTAGCCGGGATTTTGGAAGTCCGTGCCTACCTGGAGTGACAAAATATCTTAACGTCAGCTATGCATGTG TTCCTAAATTTATCCTCACGGCTGTCAACCCCCTGGTCACCGATAGCAAGTCTTCCGTCAAACAGAATGATG GTGTCGACCTTGATCCAAAGGAATCAAGACTTCCAAAGAAAGATGGAATTATCGTTAGCAACTCTTTGGCTACATTTGCATACATTAGAG ATCACGCTGAAAGAGCCGCTCTCCTGTTTATGTCCAGCGTTTGTGTGGGATTAATCTTCACGCTGTGCGCTTTGGTGATCCGCGCGCCATGCTCGAATGACTTCCAGAAATTGCACAGAAAGAAGGATCACTTAGTGCCAGAAAGTGACGGAGCGTACGAGAACAGtgaaaatgaggaggaggaggaagagtccTCCGATTCGGACGTCCAGGATGAGATAGCGGGACTTTACAGACCTTCTTACTCAGGTTATAATTCAACAGAGGCGGCGGAACTGGCCGAAAGGATAGAGCGCAGGGAGCAGATCATGCAAGAAATTTGGATGAACAGTGGTTTGGATATGACACCTCCTAGAAATATGAATACGTTTTATATTAACGAACAATAA